One window of the Solirubrobacterales bacterium genome contains the following:
- a CDS encoding HD domain-containing phosphohydrolase — MEDTTPGSLRYLPHAVAATAAVTLAPAALVWGMAATGLVTGFAALLAIGLFVSLLVAYAGRMLWEIRPGSRDLLFSDLMLWGWLRRRRLEGHLGNATALLGLDTTGAPERSDELDPEAQVKALKRLASALEARDPYTHGHSRRVARYSTMIAKKLAVPPADLAKVRLAAAVHDVGKLAVPLVILNKPGTLTEEEFGLIKLHATVGAEMVSRIGDEELTQIVAHHHERLDGSGYPSQLSGDQIPLGARIIAVADTFDALTSTRAYRPAKRHRDVFRILHEEAGIRLDPDAVEAFTRCYSGFRGIATWSIVSGAPQRALLPLGSQAPVASGTLTAKALAVLAATAATGSIVAGSSLTDPRDTSAEPPAVTALAAVGAGAHGVASKGPERRSAELRAPGEGQRDGRPRAGSETSADEDVGRGDQPSHNDQPDPVPDSGTPPGTDALTDPGDPGDNAGQLVDDQLERSGEQPEQLEKQLSDQAGRLSQQAEHLPERLGDA, encoded by the coding sequence GTGGAGGACACGACTCCCGGATCACTGAGGTACCTGCCACACGCCGTCGCAGCAACCGCAGCGGTCACGCTCGCCCCTGCGGCCCTGGTCTGGGGTATGGCGGCCACCGGCCTGGTCACGGGCTTCGCCGCGCTTCTCGCCATCGGGCTCTTCGTTTCGCTTCTGGTCGCCTACGCCGGGCGCATGCTTTGGGAGATCCGTCCAGGATCCCGGGACCTCCTGTTCTCTGACCTCATGTTGTGGGGCTGGCTCCGGCGTCGGCGTCTGGAAGGACATCTCGGCAACGCCACCGCGCTGCTCGGACTCGACACCACAGGCGCCCCCGAGCGGAGCGACGAGCTCGACCCCGAGGCGCAGGTCAAGGCTCTGAAGAGGCTCGCCAGCGCTCTGGAGGCGCGCGATCCATACACGCACGGGCACTCCCGACGAGTGGCCCGGTACTCGACGATGATCGCGAAGAAGCTCGCTGTCCCGCCGGCCGACCTGGCCAAGGTCCGCCTGGCAGCCGCGGTTCACGACGTTGGCAAGCTCGCGGTTCCACTTGTCATCCTCAACAAGCCCGGCACGCTGACCGAAGAGGAGTTCGGCTTGATCAAGCTTCACGCCACCGTGGGGGCGGAGATGGTCAGCCGGATCGGGGACGAGGAGCTGACGCAGATCGTCGCCCACCACCATGAGCGGCTCGACGGGTCCGGATATCCCTCTCAGCTTTCCGGCGACCAGATTCCACTCGGCGCTCGAATCATCGCCGTGGCCGACACCTTCGACGCGCTCACCTCAACGCGCGCCTACAGGCCCGCCAAGCGGCACCGCGATGTCTTTCGGATCCTCCACGAAGAGGCGGGTATCCGGCTCGACCCGGACGCGGTCGAGGCCTTTACCCGCTGCTACTCCGGCTTCCGGGGAATCGCAACTTGGTCGATCGTCTCCGGTGCACCCCAGCGGGCGCTGTTACCGCTCGGAAGCCAGGCGCCGGTAGCGAGCGGGACGCTGACCGCCAAGGCGCTGGCGGTGCTCGCCGCAACCGCCGCGACCGGGAGCATCGTGGCGGGCTCGTCCCTGACGGACCCCCGAGACACCAGCGCTGAGCCACCCGCGGTTACAGCTCTCGCCGCCGTTGGCGCAGGTGCACATGGCGTCGCAAGCAAGGGGCCTGAGAGGAGGAGTGCCGAGCTTCGCGCTCCAGGCGAAGGGCAGCGTGATGGCCGGCCAAGGGCTGGCTCGGAAACCAGCGCCGACGAGGACGTGGGTCGCGGCGACCAGCCGAGTCACAACGACCAGCCAGACCCCGTCCCGGATTCGGGCACCCCGCCTGGCACGGACGCTCTCACGGACCCCGGCGACCCGGGGGACAACGCCGGTCAGCTCGTGGACGATCAGCTCGAACGATCAGGCGAACAACCCGAGCAACTCGAGAAGCAGCTCTCGGACCAGGCCGGGCGGCTCTCCCAGCAGGCCGAGCACCTCCCTGAGCGGCTCGGCGACGCCTAG